A window of the Mesorhizobium opportunistum WSM2075 genome harbors these coding sequences:
- a CDS encoding Lrp/AsnC family transcriptional regulator, whose product MKISDERAPLDPTDIAIVEAMQENGRIAISELGRRVGLSQPATSERVKRLEERGVIAGYTAVINPAALGLGMMAIIRVRTTHEHIRPCLKQFAEMPEITEVHRLTGEDCFILKVVVPSPVHLETIVDAVARHGAVTTALVLRSETPKPIGRELIRRSAG is encoded by the coding sequence ATGAAGATCAGTGATGAGCGCGCGCCGCTCGACCCGACCGACATCGCCATTGTCGAGGCCATGCAGGAGAACGGCCGCATCGCCATTTCGGAGCTCGGCCGCCGGGTCGGCCTGTCGCAGCCGGCCACCTCCGAGCGGGTCAAGCGGCTGGAAGAGCGCGGCGTCATCGCCGGCTACACCGCGGTGATAAATCCGGCCGCCCTCGGTCTTGGCATGATGGCGATCATTCGCGTGCGCACCACGCATGAGCACATCCGGCCCTGCCTGAAGCAGTTCGCCGAAATGCCCGAGATCACCGAGGTGCACCGGCTGACCGGCGAGGATTGCTTCATCCTGAAAGTGGTCGTGCCCTCGCCCGTCCACCTTGAAACCATCGTCGACGCCGTGGCGCGCCACGGTGCGGTCACCACGGCATTGGTGCTGCGCAGCGAGACGCCGAAGCCGATCGGCCGCGAGCTGATCCGGAGGTCGGCCGGTTAG